A region of Massilia sp. KIM DNA encodes the following proteins:
- the cysS gene encoding cysteine--tRNA ligase, with protein MSQLKIYNTLARDKQVFVPKVSGKVGMYVCGMTVYDYCHVGHARMMMAFDVIYRWLRASGYEVTYVRNVTDIDDKIIKRAVENGETIGSLVSRFEKYMDEDTAALGILPPSVVPHATQYVPQMLSIIEKLEQKGLAYRSEDGDVNYAVRGFEGYGKLSGKSLDDLRAGERVDVNSTKRDPLDFVLWKAAKDSEPAEAKWDSKWGQGRPGWHIECSAMSCATLGEHFDIHGGGADLQFPHHENEIAQSEGAFGGPMVNYWIHNGFVRVDNEKMSKSLGNFFTIRDVLKKYDAEVVRFFILRAHYRSPLNYSDVHIDDAKGALTRLYTALADVELGADTPAVDWDETRARRFREAMDDDFNTPLAVAELFDLAGEVNRTKSVAAARQLKALAGVLGLLERSPQQFLQSGGQQEGGLSEEAILDAIARRAAAKKARDFAEADKIRAELTAAGIVLEDKPDGTSWRRA; from the coding sequence ATGAGCCAACTCAAGATTTACAACACGCTCGCGCGTGACAAGCAGGTGTTCGTACCCAAGGTCTCCGGCAAGGTCGGCATGTATGTGTGCGGGATGACGGTCTACGATTACTGCCACGTCGGGCACGCGCGGATGATGATGGCCTTCGACGTCATTTACCGCTGGCTGCGCGCCTCGGGTTACGAGGTCACCTATGTCCGCAACGTGACGGACATCGACGACAAGATCATCAAGCGCGCCGTCGAGAATGGCGAAACCATCGGATCGCTGGTGTCGCGCTTCGAAAAATACATGGACGAGGACACCGCCGCCCTGGGCATCCTGCCCCCGAGCGTGGTGCCGCACGCCACCCAGTACGTGCCGCAGATGCTGTCCATCATCGAGAAGCTCGAACAGAAGGGCCTGGCCTACCGCAGCGAGGACGGCGACGTCAACTACGCCGTGCGCGGCTTCGAAGGCTATGGCAAGCTGTCGGGCAAGTCGCTCGACGACCTGCGCGCCGGCGAGCGCGTCGACGTCAACAGCACCAAGCGCGACCCGCTCGACTTCGTGCTCTGGAAGGCCGCCAAGGACAGCGAACCGGCGGAAGCCAAGTGGGACTCGAAGTGGGGCCAGGGCCGTCCGGGCTGGCACATCGAGTGCTCGGCCATGTCCTGCGCCACCCTGGGCGAACATTTCGACATCCACGGCGGCGGCGCCGACCTGCAGTTCCCCCACCACGAGAACGAGATCGCGCAATCCGAGGGCGCCTTCGGCGGCCCGATGGTCAACTACTGGATCCATAACGGCTTCGTGCGCGTGGATAACGAAAAGATGTCCAAGTCCCTGGGCAACTTCTTCACCATCCGCGACGTGCTCAAGAAGTACGACGCCGAAGTGGTGCGCTTCTTCATCCTGCGCGCCCACTACCGCAGCCCGCTCAACTATTCCGACGTCCACATCGACGACGCCAAGGGCGCGCTGACCCGCCTGTACACGGCCCTGGCCGACGTCGAGCTGGGCGCGGACACCCCGGCCGTGGACTGGGACGAGACCCGCGCCCGGCGCTTCCGCGAGGCCATGGACGACGACTTCAATACCCCGCTGGCCGTGGCCGAGCTGTTCGACCTGGCGGGCGAAGTCAACCGCACCAAATCGGTGGCCGCTGCGCGCCAGCTCAAGGCCCTGGCCGGCGTGCTGGGCCTGCTGGAGCGTTCGCCCCAGCAGTTCCTGCAGTCGGGCGGCCAGCAGGAGGGCGGGCTGTCGGAGGAGGCCATCCTGGACGCCATCGCCCGCCGCGCCGCCGCCAAGAAGGCGCGCGACTTCGCCGAAGCGGACAAGATCCGTGCCGAACTGACGGCTGCCGGGATCGTCCTGGAAGACAAGCCGGACGGCACGAGCTGGCGCCGCGCGTAA
- a CDS encoding peptidylprolyl isomerase: MPITAPSRRSVLVRLAAAACGLLLSGAVLAADNPQVSIKTSMGEIVVELDQEKAPKTVANFMAYVKSGFYKGTIFHRVIDGFMIQAGGMNEKFEGRKTRKPVQNESNNGLSNQPYTISMARENHPDTATSQFFINVADNSGIDYPNVNGSGYTVFGKVVKGQEVVDKIKAVVVDDVRGMENVPVTPIFIKSATQLKGDKLVKYAPQPEASQQ, translated from the coding sequence ATGCCCATCACCGCACCGTCCCGCCGTTCCGTCCTCGTTCGCCTCGCCGCCGCCGCTTGCGGCCTGCTCCTGTCCGGGGCCGTGCTGGCCGCCGACAATCCCCAGGTCTCGATCAAGACCAGCATGGGCGAGATCGTGGTCGAACTGGACCAGGAAAAGGCGCCCAAGACGGTCGCGAATTTCATGGCTTACGTGAAATCGGGTTTTTACAAGGGCACTATCTTCCACCGCGTGATCGACGGCTTCATGATCCAGGCCGGCGGCATGAACGAGAAATTTGAAGGCCGCAAGACCCGCAAGCCGGTGCAGAACGAATCGAACAACGGGCTGTCGAACCAGCCGTACACCATCTCCATGGCGCGCGAAAACCATCCCGATACCGCCACCTCGCAATTCTTCATCAACGTCGCCGACAATTCGGGCATCGATTACCCCAACGTGAACGGCAGCGGCTATACGGTATTCGGCAAGGTCGTGAAGGGCCAGGAAGTGGTGGACAAGATCAAGGCCGTGGTCGTGGACGACGTGCGCGGCATGGAAAACGTGCCGGTCACGCCGATCTTCATTAAGTCCGCTACCCAACTAAAAGGCGACAAGCTTGTAAAATACGCGCCACAACCGGAAGCGTCTCAACAATAA
- a CDS encoding peptidylprolyl isomerase, giving the protein MTTVLMTTNKGNITIELDAEKAPKTVANFVDYINKGHFSNTIFHRVIKDFMIQGGGFEPGMKQKATDATVENEAKNGLKNDKYTIAMARTSAPHSASAQFFINTKDNAFLNYPGQDGWGYAVFGKVTSGQEVVDEINNVKTTRSGMHSDVPVDPVVIEKVEIV; this is encoded by the coding sequence ATGACCACCGTACTCATGACCACCAACAAGGGCAACATCACCATCGAACTGGACGCCGAGAAAGCGCCCAAGACCGTTGCCAACTTCGTGGACTACATCAACAAGGGTCACTTCAGCAACACCATCTTCCACCGCGTCATCAAGGACTTCATGATCCAGGGCGGCGGTTTCGAGCCGGGCATGAAGCAGAAAGCCACCGACGCCACCGTCGAGAACGAAGCCAAGAACGGCCTGAAGAACGACAAGTACACGATCGCCATGGCCCGCACCTCGGCCCCGCACTCGGCCTCGGCCCAGTTCTTCATCAACACCAAGGACAACGCCTTCCTGAACTACCCGGGCCAGGACGGCTGGGGCTATGCCGTGTTCGGCAAGGTGACCTCGGGCCAGGAAGTCGTGGACGAGATCAACAACGTCAAGACCACCCGCAGCGGCATGCACTCGGACGTGCCGGTCGACCCGGTCGTCATCGAGAAAGTCGAGATCGTCTGA
- a CDS encoding UDP-2,3-diacylglucosamine diphosphatase: MTMPAPLALFISDLHLQGSHPRTAEAFFRFLAERAVHAERLYLLGDIFEYWAGDDDLAEPFHQRVIAAIRAVADAGVAVYWLAGNRDFLVGPGFAEAAGLRLLEEPHLIEAGGRRYALVHGDAQCTRDTKYMAFRTQVRDPAWQRQFLAMPLAQRKAIIAGLREGSREAQAGKAYEIMDVSPEAVQALFDVTGADAIIHGHTHRPALHETGGKLRYVLPDWELDAEPRRGGWLALAHDGTITRHEAL, translated from the coding sequence ATGACGATGCCCGCGCCCTTGGCGCTCTTCATTTCCGATCTGCACCTGCAGGGATCGCACCCGCGCACGGCCGAAGCCTTCTTCCGCTTCCTGGCCGAGCGCGCCGTGCATGCCGAGCGGCTCTACCTGCTCGGCGACATCTTCGAATACTGGGCCGGCGACGACGACCTGGCCGAGCCCTTCCACCAGCGCGTGATCGCGGCCATCCGCGCCGTCGCCGATGCCGGCGTGGCCGTGTACTGGCTGGCGGGCAATCGCGACTTCCTGGTCGGGCCGGGCTTCGCCGAAGCCGCCGGCTTGCGCCTGCTGGAAGAACCCCACCTGATCGAGGCCGGCGGCCGCCGCTACGCCCTGGTGCATGGCGACGCCCAGTGCACCCGCGACACCAAGTACATGGCCTTCCGCACCCAGGTGCGCGATCCGGCCTGGCAGCGCCAGTTCCTGGCCATGCCGCTGGCCCAGCGCAAGGCCATCATCGCCGGCCTGCGCGAAGGCAGCCGCGAGGCCCAGGCCGGCAAGGCCTACGAGATCATGGACGTCTCGCCGGAGGCGGTGCAGGCCCTGTTCGACGTTACCGGTGCCGACGCCATCATCCACGGCCACACCCATCGGCCGGCGCTGCACGAGACCGGCGGCAAGCTGCGCTACGTGCTGCCGGACTGGGAGCTGGACGCCGAACCGCGGCGCGGCGGCTGGCTCGCGCTCGCCCACGACGGCACGATCACCCGCCACGAGGCCCTCTAG
- a CDS encoding TerC family protein, producing the protein MEWLFDPTIWVGLFTLVLLEIVLGIDNLIFIAILADKLPPHQRDKARLIGLSLAMGMRLGLLTIVSWLVTLTTPLFTLGSLSFSGRDLILLVGGLFLLFKATMELHERLEGVVHAPSNSRAYAGFGAVVAQIVVLDAVFSLDAVITAVGMVDELGVMMAAVVISIGVMILASKPLTRFVNAHPTVVVLCLSFLLMIGLSLVAEGLGFHIPKGYLYAAIGFSIMIETLNQFARRNFLKNQARTPLRERTADAVLRLLGREGRSAAAPEGEDAPSPQREAFAAEERNMVSGVLTLADRSIRSIMTPRADMSWVNLNDAPDAILRQLQESPHGQMPVCRGQVDELLGVARTKDLIAGLMLHGRIDDQGRDGPLRQPIVLPEAAGVLKAIETLKRARGQLVLVTDEYGGVQGLLTPIDVLEAIAGEFPDEDEQPAVQRLAPGLWEADGAADLHQLEQLLETDSLVGEDDEYSSLAGFLLAQFESMPARGQALERDGWRFEIAAADDRRIARVLIRRIDAEKAETGA; encoded by the coding sequence ATGGAATGGCTGTTCGACCCCACCATCTGGGTGGGTCTGTTTACATTGGTGCTGCTGGAAATCGTCCTCGGCATCGACAATCTGATTTTCATCGCCATCCTGGCCGACAAGCTGCCGCCGCACCAGCGCGACAAGGCGCGCCTGATCGGCCTGTCGCTGGCGATGGGGATGCGCCTGGGCCTCCTGACCATCGTGTCCTGGCTGGTGACCCTGACCACGCCGCTGTTCACGCTCGGCTCACTGAGTTTCTCCGGACGCGACCTGATCTTGCTGGTCGGCGGCCTGTTCCTGCTGTTCAAGGCCACGATGGAATTGCACGAGCGCCTGGAAGGCGTGGTGCACGCTCCCAGCAATTCGCGGGCCTACGCCGGCTTCGGCGCCGTGGTGGCCCAGATCGTGGTGCTGGACGCCGTGTTCTCGCTCGACGCGGTGATCACGGCGGTCGGCATGGTGGACGAACTGGGCGTCATGATGGCGGCCGTCGTCATCTCGATCGGCGTCATGATCCTGGCGTCCAAGCCGCTGACCCGCTTCGTCAACGCCCACCCGACCGTGGTGGTCCTGTGCCTGAGCTTCCTGCTCATGATCGGCCTGAGCCTGGTCGCCGAAGGCCTGGGCTTCCACATCCCCAAGGGCTACCTGTACGCGGCGATCGGCTTCTCGATCATGATCGAAACCCTGAACCAGTTCGCGCGCCGTAATTTCCTGAAGAACCAGGCGCGCACACCCCTGCGCGAGCGCACGGCCGACGCCGTGCTGCGCCTGCTGGGCAGGGAGGGCCGCAGCGCCGCCGCACCCGAGGGCGAGGATGCGCCCTCGCCACAGCGCGAGGCCTTCGCCGCCGAGGAGCGCAACATGGTCAGCGGCGTGCTGACCCTGGCGGACCGCTCGATCCGCTCGATCATGACCCCGCGCGCCGACATGTCCTGGGTGAACCTGAACGACGCGCCCGACGCCATCCTGCGCCAGTTGCAGGAGTCGCCCCATGGCCAGATGCCGGTCTGCCGCGGGCAGGTCGACGAGCTGCTCGGCGTGGCGCGCACCAAGGACCTGATCGCCGGCCTGATGCTGCACGGCCGGATCGACGACCAGGGCCGCGACGGCCCCCTGCGCCAGCCCATCGTGCTGCCCGAGGCGGCCGGGGTGCTGAAGGCCATCGAGACCCTCAAGCGCGCCCGCGGCCAGCTGGTGCTGGTCACCGACGAATACGGCGGCGTCCAAGGCCTGCTGACGCCGATCGACGTACTGGAAGCGATCGCCGGCGAATTCCCGGACGAGGACGAGCAGCCGGCCGTGCAGCGCCTCGCGCCCGGATTGTGGGAAGCCGACGGCGCGGCGGACCTGCACCAGCTCGAGCAGTTGCTGGAAACCGACAGCCTGGTCGGCGAGGACGACGAGTACAGCTCGCTGGCCGGCTTCCTGCTGGCCCAGTTCGAGAGCATGCCCGCGCGCGGCCAGGCGCTGGAGCGTGACGGCTGGCGCTTCGAGATCGCCGCCGCCGACGACCGGCGCATCGCGCGCGTGCTGATCCGACGCATCGACGCTGAAAAGGCCGAGACGGGCGCCTGA
- a CDS encoding GntR family transcriptional regulator: MSVGWNDNTPIYRQLKERVVGMMLDGVLKAGDALPSVRQIAAEYQLNPITVSKAYQELVDENLVEKRRGIGMYVTEGASEKLLASERERFIREDWPAMVERIRRLGLSVEQLLRAAEQAPGTGGAA; the protein is encoded by the coding sequence ATGTCAGTCGGCTGGAACGATAACACCCCCATTTACCGCCAGCTCAAGGAGCGGGTGGTCGGCATGATGCTCGACGGCGTACTCAAGGCCGGCGACGCCCTGCCCTCGGTGCGCCAGATCGCGGCCGAGTACCAACTCAATCCGATCACCGTATCGAAGGCTTACCAGGAACTGGTCGACGAGAACTTAGTGGAAAAGCGAAGGGGAATAGGCATGTACGTCACCGAAGGAGCAAGCGAGAAACTGCTGGCCAGCGAGCGCGAACGGTTCATCCGCGAGGACTGGCCGGCCATGGTCGAACGCATCCGCCGCCTGGGCCTGAGCGTCGAGCAGCTGCTGCGCGCCGCCGAGCAGGCGCCGGGAACCGGAGGTGCCGCATGA
- a CDS encoding ABC transporter ATP-binding protein, whose protein sequence is MSSIISARGLTKRYGKRVAVDGIDFDIPAGRIVGLIGPNGSGKTTTLKAALGLVPFEGQLSVLGYDPRTQRDELMREVCFIADVAILPRWLRVQDAVDFVAGVHPRFDRSKAERYIASTKLKPSMKVKEMSKGMIVQLHLALVMAIDARLLVLDEPTLGLDIMYRKQFYQNLLEDYFDEQKTIVITTHQVEEVEHILTDLLFIREGKIVLSASMEEIGERYMEVMVQPEKVSAANALQPLDQRTVFGKSVMLFDANRTGVSREQLAALGETRNPSVADLFVATMKGTYA, encoded by the coding sequence ATGAGCAGCATCATTTCCGCACGGGGTCTCACCAAGCGCTACGGCAAGCGGGTCGCGGTCGACGGCATCGACTTCGACATCCCCGCCGGGCGCATCGTCGGCCTGATCGGCCCCAACGGTTCCGGCAAGACCACCACCCTCAAGGCGGCCCTGGGCCTGGTGCCCTTCGAAGGCCAACTCTCGGTGCTGGGCTACGACCCGCGCACCCAGCGCGACGAGCTGATGCGCGAGGTCTGCTTCATCGCCGACGTCGCCATCCTGCCGCGCTGGCTGCGCGTGCAGGACGCGGTCGACTTCGTGGCCGGCGTGCATCCGCGCTTCGACCGCAGCAAGGCCGAGCGCTACATCGCCAGCACCAAGCTGAAACCGAGCATGAAGGTCAAGGAGATGAGCAAGGGCATGATCGTCCAGCTCCACCTGGCCCTGGTGATGGCCATCGACGCCCGCCTGCTGGTGCTGGACGAGCCGACCCTGGGCCTGGACATCATGTACCGCAAGCAGTTCTATCAGAACCTGCTGGAAGACTACTTCGACGAGCAGAAGACCATCGTCATCACCACCCACCAGGTGGAGGAAGTGGAGCACATCCTGACCGACCTGCTGTTCATCCGCGAAGGCAAGATCGTGCTCTCGGCCTCGATGGAGGAAATCGGCGAGCGCTACATGGAAGTGATGGTCCAGCCCGAGAAAGTCAGCGCCGCCAACGCCCTGCAGCCGCTCGACCAGCGCACCGTGTTCGGCAAATCGGTCATGCTGTTCGACGCCAACCGCACCGGCGTCTCGCGCGAGCAACTGGCCGCCCTCGGTGAAACCCGCAACCCCAGCGTGGCCGACCTGTTCGTCGCCACCATGAAAGGAACCTACGCATGA
- a CDS encoding YceH family protein: MTNETTGGMDAAAVLDPIEIRVLAVLAEKEALTPDNYPMSLNAIVNGCNQLSSRDPVMQLTDEVVQDTLQRLIERKLVNGISQAGARVIKYEHRMRIKWTLEQDKVAVLAVLMLRGLQTAGEIRTRTGRLHEFKSVAEVESALQFLIDKYPPLVARLERAPGTKEPRYGQLLGGEITVVGGAEQVSSAAAGLTQGGRIGQLEQEVAALRGELEELKAQFEAFRQQFQ; encoded by the coding sequence ATGACGAATGAAACGACTGGCGGCATGGACGCCGCAGCCGTATTGGACCCGATCGAGATCCGCGTGCTCGCGGTGCTCGCCGAAAAAGAGGCGCTCACACCCGACAATTACCCGATGTCGCTCAACGCCATCGTCAACGGCTGCAACCAGCTGTCCAGCCGCGACCCGGTGATGCAGCTCACCGACGAGGTGGTGCAGGACACCCTGCAGCGCCTCATCGAGCGCAAGCTGGTCAACGGCATCTCGCAGGCCGGCGCGCGCGTCATCAAGTACGAGCACCGCATGCGCATCAAGTGGACCCTGGAGCAGGACAAGGTCGCCGTCCTCGCGGTCCTGATGCTGCGCGGGCTGCAGACCGCCGGCGAGATCCGCACCCGCACCGGTCGCCTGCACGAATTCAAGAGCGTGGCCGAGGTCGAATCCGCGCTCCAGTTCCTGATCGATAAATACCCGCCGCTGGTGGCGCGCCTGGAGCGCGCCCCGGGCACCAAGGAGCCGCGCTACGGCCAGCTGCTGGGCGGCGAAATCACCGTGGTCGGCGGCGCCGAGCAGGTGAGCAGCGCCGCCGCCGGCCTGACCCAGGGCGGCCGCATCGGCCAGCTGGAGCAGGAAGTCGCGGCCCTGCGCGGCGAGCTCGAGGAGCTCAAGGCGCAGTTCGAGGCGTTTCGCCAGCAGTTCCAGTAG
- the cysE gene encoding serine O-acetyltransferase, which yields MFSSLRDDIRSIIERDPAARNGWEVLTCYPGLHAVILHRWAHACWTLNLKWLGRFISYIARIITGIEIHPGAVIGRRVFIDHGFGVVIGETAVVGDDCTIYQGVTLGGTTLVAGAKRHPTLERGVIVGAGAQVLGAFTVGEYAKIGSNAVVIKPVPAGATAVGNPAHIIRKEDQSRSARVFAAYGITPNGDDPLSKALRHLIDHVANQDEQIEGMKATMKAAGLCCNNIAEGDKLDSEQLNRLVD from the coding sequence ATGTTTTCCTCTCTTCGCGACGATATCAGGAGCATCATCGAACGTGACCCCGCCGCCCGCAACGGCTGGGAGGTGCTCACCTGTTATCCCGGCCTGCACGCCGTCATCCTGCACCGCTGGGCGCACGCCTGCTGGACGCTGAACCTGAAGTGGCTCGGCCGCTTCATTTCCTACATCGCCCGCATCATCACCGGCATCGAGATCCACCCGGGAGCCGTGATCGGCCGCCGGGTATTCATCGACCACGGCTTCGGCGTGGTCATCGGCGAAACCGCCGTGGTCGGCGACGACTGCACCATCTACCAGGGCGTCACCCTGGGCGGCACCACCCTGGTGGCCGGCGCCAAGCGCCATCCCACCCTCGAGCGCGGCGTCATCGTCGGCGCCGGCGCCCAGGTCCTGGGCGCCTTCACCGTGGGCGAATACGCCAAGATCGGCTCCAACGCTGTGGTCATCAAGCCGGTGCCGGCCGGCGCCACCGCGGTCGGCAACCCGGCCCACATCATCCGCAAGGAAGACCAGTCGCGCAGCGCGCGTGTGTTCGCGGCCTACGGCATCACGCCCAACGGCGACGACCCGCTCTCGAAAGCCCTGCGCCACCTGATCGACCACGTCGCCAACCAGGACGAGCAGATCGAAGGCATGAAGGCCACCATGAAGGCGGCCGGCCTGTGCTGCAATAACATCGCCGAGGGTGATAAACTCGATTCGGAACAGCTCAACCGGCTGGTCGACTAA
- the rlmB gene encoding 23S rRNA (guanosine(2251)-2'-O)-methyltransferase RlmB, giving the protein MKNKMIFGFHAVTSRLRHEASSVEEIFVDAERHDRRMQDLIANAKAAGVRVMPVEASRLDKIVGTRRHQGVIAFAAQLALARNLDELLDAIEGPPLLLILDGITDPHNLGACLRVADGVGAHAVIVPKDRAVGLNATAAKVASGAAETVPYITVTNLARTMRELKERDILLIGTSDDADKGLYEADFTGPAALVMGSEGEGMRRLTRETCDVLVSIPMMGSVESLNVSVASGVCLYEARRQRMGREG; this is encoded by the coding sequence ATGAAAAACAAAATGATTTTCGGCTTCCACGCGGTGACTTCGCGCCTGCGTCACGAAGCCTCGTCGGTGGAAGAGATCTTCGTCGACGCCGAGCGCCATGACCGCCGCATGCAGGACCTGATCGCCAACGCGAAAGCGGCCGGCGTGCGGGTCATGCCGGTGGAGGCTTCGCGCCTGGACAAGATCGTCGGCACCCGCCGCCACCAGGGCGTGATCGCCTTCGCGGCCCAGCTGGCGCTGGCGCGCAACCTGGACGAGCTGCTGGATGCGATCGAGGGTCCGCCGCTGCTGCTGATCCTGGACGGCATCACCGACCCGCACAACCTCGGCGCCTGCCTGCGCGTGGCCGACGGCGTCGGCGCGCATGCGGTGATCGTGCCCAAGGACCGCGCGGTGGGGCTGAACGCCACCGCCGCCAAGGTGGCCAGCGGCGCGGCCGAGACCGTGCCTTACATCACCGTGACCAACCTGGCGCGCACCATGCGCGAGCTGAAGGAGCGCGACATCCTCCTGATCGGCACCTCGGACGACGCGGACAAGGGCTTGTACGAAGCCGACTTCACCGGGCCGGCGGCGCTGGTGATGGGTTCGGAAGGCGAGGGCATGCGCCGCCTGACCCGCGAGACCTGCGACGTGCTGGTGAGCATTCCCATGATGGGCTCGGTGGAGAGCCTGAACGTGTCGGTGGCCTCGGGCGTGTGCCTGTATGAGGCGCGGCGGCAGAGGATGGGGCGGGAGGGCTGA